A genomic segment from Blastococcus sp. PRF04-17 encodes:
- the rpmB gene encoding 50S ribosomal protein L28, with product MATYCEVTGRRPGFGKAVSHSHRRTSRRFDPNLQRKRFFLPSENRWVRLTVSAKGIKTIDAQGIEAVIARLRATDPDVRRRLGAGRDA from the coding sequence ATGGCCACCTACTGCGAGGTGACCGGCCGCAGGCCTGGCTTCGGCAAGGCAGTCAGCCACTCGCACCGGCGCACCAGCCGGCGGTTCGACCCCAACCTGCAGCGCAAGCGCTTCTTCCTGCCGTCGGAGAACCGCTGGGTCAGGCTGACCGTGTCGGCCAAGGGCATCAAGACGATCGACGCCCAGGGCATCGAGGCGGTCATCGCCCGGCTGCGCGCCACCGACCCCGACGTCCGCCGTCGGCTGGGCGCCGGGCGGGACGCCTGA
- the rpmG gene encoding 50S ribosomal protein L33, with product MARGTDIRPVVRLKSTAGTGYTYVTRKNRRNDPDRLVLRKYDPVVRRHVEFREER from the coding sequence ATGGCACGCGGCACCGACATCCGTCCCGTCGTCCGGCTCAAGTCGACGGCCGGCACCGGCTACACCTACGTGACCCGCAAGAACCGGCGCAACGACCCCGACCGCCTGGTGCTGCGCAAGTACGACCCGGTCGTCCGCCGCCACGTCGAGTTCCGGGAGGAGCGCTGA
- the rpsN gene encoding 30S ribosomal protein S14, protein MAKTSKIVKDRQRREIVARHAERRLALKETARTAATPEERAEALRALRRLPRDASPTRLRNRDVADGRPRGHLRKFGLSRIRFRQMAHAGELPGVRKSSW, encoded by the coding sequence ATGGCCAAGACGTCGAAGATCGTGAAGGACCGGCAGCGCCGGGAGATCGTCGCCCGGCACGCCGAACGCCGCCTCGCGCTGAAGGAGACGGCCCGCACCGCGGCCACGCCGGAGGAGCGCGCCGAGGCCCTGCGTGCCCTCCGCCGACTGCCGAGGGACGCCAGCCCCACCCGGCTGCGCAATCGTGACGTGGCCGACGGCCGGCCGCGCGGCCATCTGCGGAAGTTCGGGCTCTCCCGGATCCGCTTCCGGCAGATGGCTCACGCCGGCGAGCTGCCCGGGGTCCGGAAGTCGTCGTGGTGA
- the rpsR gene encoding 30S ribosomal protein S18 has translation MSWYDVPTLRSFISDRGKIRSRRLTGLDPQQHRQVARAIKNAREMALLPYPTAAQR, from the coding sequence GTGAGCTGGTACGACGTGCCGACGCTGCGCTCGTTCATCTCCGATCGCGGGAAGATCCGCAGCCGCAGGCTCACCGGACTGGACCCGCAGCAACACCGCCAGGTCGCCCGCGCCATCAAGAACGCGCGGGAGATGGCACTGCTGCCCTACCCGACCGCCGCACAGCGGTGA